A DNA window from Setaria viridis chromosome 2, Setaria_viridis_v4.0, whole genome shotgun sequence contains the following coding sequences:
- the LOC117843775 gene encoding CASP-like protein 5B3 isoform X1, translating into MKDVLGSPGTWSGMALRLSQCVSAGGSMAAMATAYGFSNYTAFCYLIASMGLQLLWSFGLACLDIYSLKTKRDLHNPVLVSLFVVGDWVTAILSFAAASASAGVTILFERDVHFCRMYPQLSCGRYELSIRLAVYRPPCRAVCYLSGSSRRVYSAWNS; encoded by the exons ATGAAGGATGTGTTGGGGAGCCCGGGGACCTGGAGCGGCATGGCGCTGCGCCTGTCGCAATGCGTGTCTGCCGGCGGGTCCATGGCTGCCATGGCCACCGCGTACGGCTTCTCCAACTACACCGCCTTCTG CTACTTGATTGCTTCAATGGGCCTACAGCTTCTTTGGAGTTTCGGCCTTGCTTGTCTTGATATCTACTCTTTGAAGACTAAGAGAGATCTTCACAACCCTGTGCTTGTAAGCCTGTTTGTTGTCGGGGACTGG GTGACGGCGATCTTGTCATTTgcagccgcctccgcctcagccGGCGTGACCATCCTGTTCGAGAGGGACGTCCACTTCTGCAGGATGTACCCGCAGCTGTCGTGCGGGCGGTACGAGCTCTCG ATCCGTTTGGCAGTATATCGACCGCCGTGTCGTGCCGTGTGCTACCTGTCGGGATCGTCGCGTCGAGTGTACTCTGCTTGGAACAGCTAG
- the LOC117843775 gene encoding CASP-like protein 5B3 isoform X3, with the protein MKDVLGSPGTWSGMALRLSQCVSAGGSMAAMATAYGFSNYTAFCYLIASMGLQLLWSFGLACLDIYSLKTKRDLHNPVLVSLFVVGDWVTAILSFAAASASAGVTILFERDVHFCRMYPQLSCGRYELSVILAFITWSFIATSAVSMFWLLPSL; encoded by the exons ATGAAGGATGTGTTGGGGAGCCCGGGGACCTGGAGCGGCATGGCGCTGCGCCTGTCGCAATGCGTGTCTGCCGGCGGGTCCATGGCTGCCATGGCCACCGCGTACGGCTTCTCCAACTACACCGCCTTCTG CTACTTGATTGCTTCAATGGGCCTACAGCTTCTTTGGAGTTTCGGCCTTGCTTGTCTTGATATCTACTCTTTGAAGACTAAGAGAGATCTTCACAACCCTGTGCTTGTAAGCCTGTTTGTTGTCGGGGACTGG GTGACGGCGATCTTGTCATTTgcagccgcctccgcctcagccGGCGTGACCATCCTGTTCGAGAGGGACGTCCACTTCTGCAGGATGTACCCGCAGCTGTCGTGCGGGCGGTACGAGCTCTCGGTGATCCTCGCCTTCATAACATGGTCCTTCATCGCAACATCCGCCGTCTCCATGTTCTGGCTGCTGCCGTCTCTCTGA
- the LOC117843775 gene encoding CASP-like protein 5B3 isoform X4, producing MKDVLGSPGTWSGMALRLSQCVSAGGSMAAMATAYGFSNYTAFCYLIASMGLQLLWSFGLACLDIYSLKTKRDLHNPVLVSLFVVGDWVTAILSFAAASASAGVTILFERDVHFCRMYPQLSCGRYELSVILAFIT from the exons ATGAAGGATGTGTTGGGGAGCCCGGGGACCTGGAGCGGCATGGCGCTGCGCCTGTCGCAATGCGTGTCTGCCGGCGGGTCCATGGCTGCCATGGCCACCGCGTACGGCTTCTCCAACTACACCGCCTTCTG CTACTTGATTGCTTCAATGGGCCTACAGCTTCTTTGGAGTTTCGGCCTTGCTTGTCTTGATATCTACTCTTTGAAGACTAAGAGAGATCTTCACAACCCTGTGCTTGTAAGCCTGTTTGTTGTCGGGGACTGG GTGACGGCGATCTTGTCATTTgcagccgcctccgcctcagccGGCGTGACCATCCTGTTCGAGAGGGACGTCCACTTCTGCAGGATGTACCCGCAGCTGTCGTGCGGGCGGTACGAGCTCTCGGTGATCCTCGCCTTCATAACATG A
- the LOC117843774 gene encoding protein RDM16 isoform X2 — translation MLNDKLGTTGSGTQIKKEDAKTLSAVEVQPLPKGEAKSTGAVSSLPTSSVSGTPAAAGAIGIPGLTNISNLDAVKRAQELAAKMGFRQDPQFAPLINLFPGTSTELTVPQRPPKAPVLRLDAQGREIDEQGNVINMTKPTNLSTLKVNINKQKKEAFQIIKPDLDSLAKSSAHFDERMGINQNKLLRPKRPGFQFLEEGRLTRQAELHRIKSQFGEAQAKELKVKQAQLAKAKAEVDMNPNLIEVAPGMRAPKQKQKETIPDIEPWDAKILLSATYEDFTMEKLNMDRITIYVEHPEPLDPPAEPAPPPPQPLKLTKKEQKKLRTQRRLAKEKDRQEMIRQGLLEPPKPKVKMSNLMKVLGSEAVQDPTRLEMEIRTAAAEREQAHVDRNIARKLTPSERREKKERKLFDDPTNTVDTIVCVYKIRDLSHPQTRFKVDVNAQENRLTGAAVITDDVSVVVVEGGKKSIKRYNKLMLNRIDWAAAVGGEDDADEEPDKPVNSCVLVWQGSVAKPTFHRFTVHNCRSEAAAKKVFADASVPHYWDLAVNFSEDSS, via the exons ATG CTTAATGACAAACTTGGTACTACTGGTTCTGGTACACAAATTAAGAAAGAAGATGCAAAAACTTTATCAGCTGTAGAAGTGCAGCCCCTTCCTAAAGGAGAAGCAAAGTCTACTGGTGCAGTTTCTAGTCTGCCCACGAGTAGTGTCTCTGGGACTCCAGCTGCCGCTGGTGCAATTGGTATTCCAGGTCTTACAAACATTTCCAATCTGGATGCTGTGAAGCGGGCACAAGAGCTTGCTGCTAAGATGGGATTCAGGCAAGATCCACAGTTTGCTCCTCTCATCAACTTATTTCCTGGTACATCCACTGAACTTACTGTGCCTCAAAGACCTCCCAAGGCCCCTGTCCTTCGCCTTGATGCTCAGGGTAGGGAAATTGATGAACAGGGAAATGTTATCAACATGACAAAGCCAACGAATCTGAGTACTCTAAAG GTCAATATAAACAAGCAGAAGAAGGAGGCTTTTCAAATAATCAAGCCAGACTTGGATTCTCTTGCAAAATCAAGTGCTCATTTTGATGAAAGGATGGGCATAAACCAAAACAAGCTCCTTCGTCCTAAAAGACCAGGATTTCAGTTCCTTGAAGAGGGGAGACTCACAAGGCAGGCTGAATTGCATAGAATTAAG AGTCAATTTGGTGAAGCACAGGCTAAAGAGCTCAAAGTAAAGCAAGCCCAGCTTGCGAAGGCAAAGGCAGAAGTAGACATGAATCCAAACCTTATTGAAGTTGCTCCTGGTATGAGAGCTCCAAAGCAAAAGCAGAAGGAAACAATTCCTGACATTGAGCCATG GGATGCAAAAATTTTACTTTCTGCCACATACGAGGATTTTACTATGGAGAAGCTTAATATGGACAGGATCACCATATATGTAGAACATCCGGAGCCATTAGATCCACCGGctgaacctgcaccaccaccgccccagCCACTGAAGTTGACTAAAAAGGAGCAGAAGAAGCTAAGAACACAGAGGCGTCTTGCTAAGGAAAAAGATAGGCAAGAAATGATTAGGCAAGGCCTCTTGGAGCCACCCAAACCAAAGGTCAAAATGAGCAATCTTATGAAAGTACTAGGCTCTGAAGCTGTACAAGATCCCACACGGCTGGAGATGGAAATAAGAACTGCTGCTGCAGAACGTGAGCAGGCTCATGTTGACCGCAACATTGCTCGCAAGCTCACACCATCTGAGCGCCGTGAGAAGAAAGAGCGGAAGCTTTTTGATGATCCTACTAATACAGTGGATACTATAGTTTGTGTTTACAAGATCAGGGACCTGTCCCATCCACAGACACGCTTCAAAGTTGATGTGAATGCACAAGAGAATAGGCTAACCGGTGCTGCAGTCATCACTGATGATGTCAGTGTTGTAGTTGTTGAAGGAGGGAAGAAGTCAATCAAAAGGTACAATAAGCTCATGCTCAACCGGATAGACTGGGCAGCTGCAGTTGGTGGCGAGGATGATGCTGACGAGGAACCTGACAAGCCGGTGAATAGCTGCGTATTGGTCTGGCAGGGCAGTGTGGCAAAGCCTACTTTCCACAGGTTCACTGTACACAACTGCCGGAGTGAGGCTGCTGCTAAGAAGGTTTTTGCTGATGCTTCTGTCCCTCACTACTGGGACCTGGCTGTCAATTTTTCAGAAGATTCGTCGTGA
- the LOC117843774 gene encoding protein RDM16 isoform X1, with protein sequence MDRDRSSRRSRDDDGHHRSRDRDDDRHRRRSRHDTDDHHKHDGGDDDHRRRHRDKDGGGDEEDRRSHRHHRDKEDRRSHRHHDGGDDEDDRRRRGRRSVSSSESPPPSAKRERSSSRPRESIERRDSADREPPSSSRKRKGHEGGGRGDEADRDVGKRARASVDPPPPKEERPRRERRRFEDVDANGKDGDVRSKGSKQEGELAVNGDLQSGAAQNAGSQQPFNAASAVVPSSVPVSSKVSSITTNNENEGVSIRSDEVTGKSSTDGSAISAAGKSSNLSLDALAKAKKALQLKKELSEKLKKLPMLNDKLGTTGSGTQIKKEDAKTLSAVEVQPLPKGEAKSTGAVSSLPTSSVSGTPAAAGAIGIPGLTNISNLDAVKRAQELAAKMGFRQDPQFAPLINLFPGTSTELTVPQRPPKAPVLRLDAQGREIDEQGNVINMTKPTNLSTLKVNINKQKKEAFQIIKPDLDSLAKSSAHFDERMGINQNKLLRPKRPGFQFLEEGRLTRQAELHRIKSQFGEAQAKELKVKQAQLAKAKAEVDMNPNLIEVAPGMRAPKQKQKETIPDIEPWDAKILLSATYEDFTMEKLNMDRITIYVEHPEPLDPPAEPAPPPPQPLKLTKKEQKKLRTQRRLAKEKDRQEMIRQGLLEPPKPKVKMSNLMKVLGSEAVQDPTRLEMEIRTAAAEREQAHVDRNIARKLTPSERREKKERKLFDDPTNTVDTIVCVYKIRDLSHPQTRFKVDVNAQENRLTGAAVITDDVSVVVVEGGKKSIKRYNKLMLNRIDWAAAVGGEDDADEEPDKPVNSCVLVWQGSVAKPTFHRFTVHNCRSEAAAKKVFADASVPHYWDLAVNFSEDSS encoded by the exons ATGGATCGCGACCGCtcctcccgccgctcccgcgaTGACGATGGCCACCACCGCTCCCGCGACCGGGACGacgaccgccaccgccgccgcagccgccacgACACCGACGACCACCACAAGCACGACGGCGGGGACGacgaccaccgccgccgccaccgcgacaaggacggcggtggcgacgaggaggaccgccgcagccaccgccaccaccgtgaCAAAGAGGACCGCcgcagccaccgccaccacgacggcggggacgacgaagacgaccgccgccgccgtggccgccggtCCGTGTCCTCGTCAGAgtccccgccgccctccgcgaAGCGGGAGCGCTCGTCGAGCCGCCCGCGGGAGTCCATCGAGCGCCGTGACTCCGCCGACCGCGAGCCGCCGTCCTCGTCACGGAAGCGGAAGGGCCACGAGGGCGGTGGCCGTGGAGACGAGGCCGACCGAGATGTCGGCAAGCGGGCTAGGGCCTCTGTGGACCCGCCTCCGCCCAAGGAGGAGAGGCCTAGGCGGGAGCGCCGGAGGTTTGAGGATGTCGATGCAAATGGGAAGGATGGTGATGTGAGGAGTAAGGGGAGCAAGCAGGAGGGGGAGTTAGCAGTTAATGGAGATTTACAGAGCGGTGCCGCACAAAAT GCTGGTTCTCAGCAACCGTTCAATGCTGCATCTGCTGTAGTGCCATCTTCTGTTCCCGTGTCTTCAAAGGTATCTTCgattaccaccaacaatgaaAATGAGGGGGTTAGTATTAGATCTGATGAGGTTACTGGAAAATCTAGTACAGATGGAAGTGCAATCTCAGCTGCTGGCAAAAGTAGTAACCTATCTCTTGATGCTTTAGCCAAAGCTAAAAAAGCTTTGCAACTGAAGAAGGAACTGTCAGAGAAACTCAAGAAACTGCCCATG CTTAATGACAAACTTGGTACTACTGGTTCTGGTACACAAATTAAGAAAGAAGATGCAAAAACTTTATCAGCTGTAGAAGTGCAGCCCCTTCCTAAAGGAGAAGCAAAGTCTACTGGTGCAGTTTCTAGTCTGCCCACGAGTAGTGTCTCTGGGACTCCAGCTGCCGCTGGTGCAATTGGTATTCCAGGTCTTACAAACATTTCCAATCTGGATGCTGTGAAGCGGGCACAAGAGCTTGCTGCTAAGATGGGATTCAGGCAAGATCCACAGTTTGCTCCTCTCATCAACTTATTTCCTGGTACATCCACTGAACTTACTGTGCCTCAAAGACCTCCCAAGGCCCCTGTCCTTCGCCTTGATGCTCAGGGTAGGGAAATTGATGAACAGGGAAATGTTATCAACATGACAAAGCCAACGAATCTGAGTACTCTAAAG GTCAATATAAACAAGCAGAAGAAGGAGGCTTTTCAAATAATCAAGCCAGACTTGGATTCTCTTGCAAAATCAAGTGCTCATTTTGATGAAAGGATGGGCATAAACCAAAACAAGCTCCTTCGTCCTAAAAGACCAGGATTTCAGTTCCTTGAAGAGGGGAGACTCACAAGGCAGGCTGAATTGCATAGAATTAAG AGTCAATTTGGTGAAGCACAGGCTAAAGAGCTCAAAGTAAAGCAAGCCCAGCTTGCGAAGGCAAAGGCAGAAGTAGACATGAATCCAAACCTTATTGAAGTTGCTCCTGGTATGAGAGCTCCAAAGCAAAAGCAGAAGGAAACAATTCCTGACATTGAGCCATG GGATGCAAAAATTTTACTTTCTGCCACATACGAGGATTTTACTATGGAGAAGCTTAATATGGACAGGATCACCATATATGTAGAACATCCGGAGCCATTAGATCCACCGGctgaacctgcaccaccaccgccccagCCACTGAAGTTGACTAAAAAGGAGCAGAAGAAGCTAAGAACACAGAGGCGTCTTGCTAAGGAAAAAGATAGGCAAGAAATGATTAGGCAAGGCCTCTTGGAGCCACCCAAACCAAAGGTCAAAATGAGCAATCTTATGAAAGTACTAGGCTCTGAAGCTGTACAAGATCCCACACGGCTGGAGATGGAAATAAGAACTGCTGCTGCAGAACGTGAGCAGGCTCATGTTGACCGCAACATTGCTCGCAAGCTCACACCATCTGAGCGCCGTGAGAAGAAAGAGCGGAAGCTTTTTGATGATCCTACTAATACAGTGGATACTATAGTTTGTGTTTACAAGATCAGGGACCTGTCCCATCCACAGACACGCTTCAAAGTTGATGTGAATGCACAAGAGAATAGGCTAACCGGTGCTGCAGTCATCACTGATGATGTCAGTGTTGTAGTTGTTGAAGGAGGGAAGAAGTCAATCAAAAGGTACAATAAGCTCATGCTCAACCGGATAGACTGGGCAGCTGCAGTTGGTGGCGAGGATGATGCTGACGAGGAACCTGACAAGCCGGTGAATAGCTGCGTATTGGTCTGGCAGGGCAGTGTGGCAAAGCCTACTTTCCACAGGTTCACTGTACACAACTGCCGGAGTGAGGCTGCTGCTAAGAAGGTTTTTGCTGATGCTTCTGTCCCTCACTACTGGGACCTGGCTGTCAATTTTTCAGAAGATTCGTCGTGA
- the LOC117845413 gene encoding amino acid transporter AVT6A, which translates to MSGGGANERSDPLLPTKREGDEDDAGASAFHEFNGASFAGAVFNLSTTIVGAGIMALPATMKVLGLVPGLVMIVLAALLTDASIELLVRFSRAVGARSYGAAMGDAFGWWGRRLLQVCVVINNVGVMIVYMIIIGDVLSGTTSSGEHHYGVLEGWFGMHWWNGRFFVLLVTTLCVFTPLACLKRIDSLSYTSTISVALAVVFVIITAGIAIVKLIGGQIPMPKLFPAVPDLASVWELFTAVPILVTAYVCHYNVHPIHNELKDSSQIKPIVHTSLTLCSTIYITTSFFGYLLFGESTLSDVLANFDSNLGIPYSSVLNDAVRMSYAVHLMLVFPMIFHALRLNLDGLLFASARPLSSDNRRFGIMTAVLLLVIFGCANFIPSIWDAFQFTGATAAVCIAFIFPAAITLRDPQGIAKKWDKILAVFMIVLAVVSNVVAVYSDAYKIFHKKTAPSKA; encoded by the exons atgagcggcggcggcgctaacGAGCGCAGCGACCCGCTGCTCCCGACGAAGCGGGAAGGGGACGAGGACGACGCCGGCGCCTCCGCGTTCCACGAGTTCAACGGAGCCTCCTTCGCCGGCGCGGTGTTCAACCTCTCCACCACCATCGTCGGCGCCGGAATCATGGCGCTGCCGGCCACCATGAAGGTGCTCGGCCTCGTGCCCGGGCTCGTCATGATagtgctcgccgcgctcctcacCGACGCCTCCATCGAGCTGCTCGTGCGGTTCAGCCGCGCCGTGGGGGCGCGCTCCTACGGCGCCGCCATGGGCGACGCCTTCGGATGGTGGGGCAGGAGGCTGCTCCAGGTCTGCGTCGTCATCAACAACGTCGGCGTCATGATCGTCTACATGATCATTATTG GTGATGTGCTTTCTGGAACCACTTCCAGTGGTGAGCACCACTACGGTGTGTTAGAAGGGTGGTTTGGCATGCACTGGTGGAATGGGCGTTTCTTTGTTCTCCTGGTCACGACCCTTTGTGTTTTTACTCCGCTAGCATGCTTGAAGCGTATTG ATTCGCTGAGCTATACCTCCACAATATCTGTTGCTTTGGCCGTTGTATTCGTTATTATTACTGCAGGAATTGCCATTGTCAAGTTGATAGGTGGACAAATTCCAATGCCCAAGTTGTTTCCCGCTGTTCCTGATTTGGCATCTGTTTGGGAACTTTTTACAGCAGTGCCAATTCTTGTCACTGCTTATGTTTGCCATTACAACG TTCACCCAATTCATAATGAGCTAAAGGATTCCTCGCAGATCAAGCCAATAGTGCACACATCATTGACACTATGCTCAACTATCTACATCACAACAAGTTTCTTTGGATATCTCCTCTTTGGTGAATCTACGCTGTCTGATGTGCTAGCAAACTTTGATTCAAATCTTGGGATTCCATACAGTTCAGTGCTAAATGATGCTGTCAGAATGAGCTATGCTGTTCACCTTATGCTCGTGTTCCCTATGATATTCCATGCATTGCGGCTTAATTTGGATGGGCTTCTCTTCGCTTCTGCAAGGCCTCTCTCTTCTGACAACAGAAGATTTGGTATAATGACAGCAGTGCTCCTCCTAGTGATTTTTGGATGTGCAAACTTCATTCCTAGTATTTGGGATGCCTTTCAGTTTACTGGGGCAACTGCTGCTGTCTGTATCGCCTTTATTTTCCCAGCTGCAATCACTCTGAG AGATCCGCAAGGCATTGCAAAGAAGTGGGACAAGATTCTGGCGGTCTTCATGATTGTTCTTGCGGTTGTATCAAATGTAGTAGCTGTGTACAGTGATGCCTATAAAATATTCCACAAGAAAACTGCTCCTTCCAAGGCCTGA